CGCTCACATGCGTAAGCAGCTCGCAGTTCATGAAAACCTTTGAGGTTGTGTGCATGGAGAATGTCCCTCGAGGGGCGGACGATGTCCTGCAGAACGTTCAGAAAGCGTTCATTTGGTGCAATCAGGTTTCGGCTACCCACTGGCGAAACCTGCGCCGCAAATCCAAGCGCATCGCGAACATGCTGATCTACCGCAATCCAGCGAGACGCTGAAATACCGGCACGGCCGCCTTTGGTACCGTCCTGAATGCTGATCTTGCCGAGGTCTTTAGCCTCCCGGCATAGCCGTGGAAGGTCAGCCAAGATGGCCTCATGCAAGCGTATGCCAATGGCGCGAGCCAATTGAGCGATGGCAGCAGCACGTGGCATCTGGTGCTCGCAGAGAGCGTCGACTAACCGCTTCACAAGTTCGCGGTCTTGGCCTTGAGGTGCCGAGCGGCGAATACCGGTTCGTTGCATCCTCAATGCCTTGCTCGGGCTCGTCACTTTCACATATTGATCACCTCGAAGGGCCGCCATGGTTCGGTTCACGCTGGACAATCGGTTTTGCGCGGTGGCGATGGCGAGCTCACCTTGTTCAACTTGCCGCAGATGTCTGGCGTAATCCAGCAAAGTCTGCCGAACAATCTGACGAGCATCGTTAAACCTGGATCCATCTTCCGACCGACACCAGCGCACAAACGCCTGCCAGCGATCCCTGTGTGCTTTGACCGTGCCGTAATGCCCGCCGCCAAACAGATCTTTCAAGGCCTTTGGCCCGGCATAGCTCAACTGCCGACCGTAGCCAAAATTGCGTCCGTCTCGCCTGCCCACCAGTGCCATGATCGAACTCCTCTCGAAGCCAAAACTTTTAAAACTTTCCCCACGTCATCCCGCCAAGAATGTTGAGTGTTATCAGGGATCAAGGCCCCTGCGACCTGTGAGGGTTGTCCACTAACGCGGGACTTGCGGCTCCTTACGACCGGGCGCTTGGGCATCTCATGATCTGGCCTCCTGAACACCGTTACCGGTGGGCGGGTGGAGGCTGCATTGGCTGACGAGACCGACGCCGCGAGATCTTGAGTCAGGTGAAGGCAGTGAAGCGATGACCGGGCGTGCCTGACTGTCAGTCAGGTGCAGTCCATTCCGTGGGCTGCGGCACCATCATCTGCATCGCTGTTGCTGGTGACTTTTCGGTGTTTGTCACGCCGATTGTCACGAGGGGGAATGCCGCAAAGCCTTGTACGAGTTGGGCTGCAGCGGCGGTAGGAGCGCCCGTCTCTTTCCGGGAGAAAGAGACGGGCGCAGGTTGGCGCAATGAAATGGCCAAACGGATAGGTTGCTGCAGGGCAGATATGAAAGGGGGAAGTTGCCGCAGTGGGCACACTGGTAAAAGTAGGCATCCATCACATCGCTGTGACCGTGCGAGCCGCCGGACGCTAATCGCACTTTGGGAGAACCACCACGGTGTGGCGTAGCCTTAAAGGTTCTGGCTACCTGGGTTGCTGTCAACGACAGCGCTTTGCCCGATCTTTTCTACGCCTGTGGATAATTTGGGTCAAGGCTCGAATTTTCGGGAACTCTGCGGCTGTGGATGAAATTATCCACCGGTGGAAATCTATGGTTTTCCACAGACAATTTGCGTGGGCTTTAGATTTTTTAAATGAGGTCCATCCAAGCAGGGCGGCTTTGCAGCCCCGCTTGGATGGACCCGCGTGGAAGGGCGGACTGCGGTGATCTTATTGGCTTACCCACGTTTGGATGCGCCACGGCTATTTTGTAGGGCGGTAATGTTGTCGCCGACCGGGTGAGCGAATTCGTGGGGCGTCACATGCCCATGGCGGTTGGCGTCGATGTAGTTGCTCCACCACGCCATGATCAGCCTGCGCTGCTCGAGGAATTCGGCCTTGTGGATATACGCGGCGCGCACGCGGTTGCGTTCCTTGTGGCTCATTTGTCTTTCGATGGCTGCGTCGGTCCATAACCCGGACTCAAGCAGGGCGCTACAGGCCATGGTCCTGAAGCCGTGGCCGCACACGTCCTTACTGGTGTCATAGCCGACGTTGCGGAGCATGGTGTTCACTGTGTTCTCGGACATGGGCTTCCAGTACTTGTGGTCGCCCGGTAGCACCAACTCTGAAAAGCGACTGAGGCTGCGCAGGCGCTCCAGTATTTCGATGACCTGCGGCGATAACGGAACCATTTGAATGTCGCCGTTCATCTTGGTCCCGCGTGTGGAGTTGCGTACCCCTTCAATCGGTGCGCGAGTATCGGGGATTTCCCACATGGCGCGTTGGAGGTCGAACTCACTCCATCGAGCGAAGCGCAGCTCGCTGGAGCGGACGAATACATGCAACGTCAACAGGACGGCGAGGCGCGTCAGTTCGCGGCCGTTGTAGTTGTCGATACGGTGCAGCAGTTCGGGTAGGCGGTTGAGGGAGAGGGCCGGGCGATGGACTGTGCGCGGCGCGTGAATC
This region of Pseudomonas asgharzadehiana genomic DNA includes:
- a CDS encoding integrase domain-containing protein, producing the protein MALVGRRDGRNFGYGRQLSYAGPKALKDLFGGGHYGTVKAHRDRWQAFVRWCRSEDGSRFNDARQIVRQTLLDYARHLRQVEQGELAIATAQNRLSSVNRTMAALRGDQYVKVTSPSKALRMQRTGIRRSAPQGQDRELVKRLVDALCEHQMPRAAAIAQLARAIGIRLHEAILADLPRLCREAKDLGKISIQDGTKGGRAGISASRWIAVDQHVRDALGFAAQVSPVGSRNLIAPNERFLNVLQDIVRPSRDILHAHNLKGFHELRAAYACERYERITQHRAPINGGRCCEIDRYLDRNARKKISYELGHGRIDVVAAYIGG
- a CDS encoding tyrosine-type recombinase/integrase; protein product: MPRLAIPLSDLQCRTAKARERAYKLFDGRGMYLFVKPNGVKTWRLKYTKPSGKEGTLIIGNYPIVTLSVARRKRDEAKALLLDNLDPMEEKKKAKIVAQRAALLFETVALEWHADMSRRWTEGHAKTVMSRLRTHVFPLIGQRPIAELDTHDLLEITQRIKERGTMDVALRVQNYLSTIMRGAKRARQITMNPALDLAGSIHAPRTVHRPALSLNRLPELLHRIDNYNGRELTRLAVLLTLHVFVRSSELRFARWSEFDLQRAMWEIPDTRAPIEGVRNSTRGTKMNGDIQMVPLSPQVIEILERLRSLSRFSELVLPGDHKYWKPMSENTVNTMLRNVGYDTSKDVCGHGFRTMACSALLESGLWTDAAIERQMSHKERNRVRAAYIHKAEFLEQRRLIMAWWSNYIDANRHGHVTPHEFAHPVGDNITALQNSRGASKRG